tccacacagaaacacagagtgtCAGTATGCTTCTGCTTATCTGATCTGATCCCAACACCCCTGTGCTTACAGACAGCTAAAGAGCGAGGGGCCGTGGTCGTCAGGGAGCCCTGGGTGGAGCAGGACAGCCATGGGAGGGTCAAGTACGCTGTGGTTCAGACGGTACGTAAAGACTGACGCACATGAGAGAGTGTCATGTAAATACACACGTGAAACTGGAAATGATTAATTATTGTGTCAATATTTGGTCCTCAGTAtggagacacaacacacaccctgATTGAATACCTCGGACCCTACAAAGGCCTTTTCTTGCCCGGCTACAGAGAGCCTCTGTTCAGGGATCCTCTGTTAGCCACACTGTGAGTCAATGACATTTTACtaacacaaaaaatgtaatcatatCAATCATTGTAAAGCTCTACTCCGAGTATATGTAGCAATACTACAATGTCAAATACTCAAATTACTACTTaatacattaaaatattatattaggttaatattaataatttagtATTACTATTAGGCTAACTTTACCCAGCACCCATGGCTATAAAAGTaagcaatcaatcaatcaaagccAAGGAAAGAATGTATGTTTCCAtgtatgtgttattttgtttactaataatatgttttgttttcacttggtgttatttattcttttgattttgttatttttcaagtAGTAGAGtgaatgtacttagttacttatCACCACAAGTGTACTGGTCTAATTTGGCCTTACCTGCTGGAAAGTATAACGCTCGGTTGTTATAAATTGAATAGTGACTCAATAATGAATGAATAGtgacttttcttttgtttccagAGTGTTTTTCGACTTCACCCTCAAACTAAAActggtcatttaaaaaaatcatctgtTCAGTGTTTTTCTATCTTCACAGTCCACCAGGAGGTTTGAACTTCATTGATCACGTTGTGGGAAACCAGCCCGACGACCAGATGGTGCCAATTTCGGACTGGTAAGACTCCTGTTTGAGCGCACGTACACACTCGACAGTCAGTGGGGGACACGCAGGGGCAAgaggaaaagcaaacactccACCTCTGTCTCAGGGTCAAACTTGACATCACTGGTCAGCGACCGGAGAGGACACATTCATTTCCACATAAATCCCAGTTAGCTTATCATCAAATCCTCTGCTACTCTCCAAACTCCAGGTATCAGAAATGTCTGATGTTCCACCGGTTCTGGTCAATAGATGAcaagcagatacacacacactatagtTCACTGAGGTCCATAGTGGTGTCCAACTATGAGGAAACCATCAAGATGCCCATCAATGAGCCGGCCATGGGGAAGAAGAAGTCACAGATTCAGGTTTGACGTCAGCTCATTTCATCAATACAGCTCATTAAACATTTATCGCAGCAGTTACTTCAGTTAACTGGTCCTCGGGGGTCCACATGTCGGGCCCCAGCACAATAAGTTCTCATATCTGCATCCATGGGTCCAGCTTATTGTGGTTTGTGACATTAGAAATCGTGACACATCGTGGTTTACAGCTCTGCTTCAGTGGCATTGTCGTTAATGTCCCTCTTGTCCCTCTGCACAGGAATATGTGGACTATAACGGTGGGGCAGGTGTTCAGCACATCGCCCTCAACACGTCAAACATCATCCAAGCTGTGAGTTTCCCCCCCAACGTTTAATCATCACATCCTCCCCTACATCTACAAGCAGAGGCAAgtttaacgtttttttttttttctgtctcaaaACAGATCGTGAACCTGCGAGCCCGAGGGATGGAGTTCCTCTCAGCGCCCGACAAGTACTACGACATCCTGCGGGCGAATCTCAGAAGCGCCAAGATCAAGGTGAAGGAGGACTTGGACCGTTTACAGGTGAGTAAGTGTCAAGTTGCAAATGATTCACGGGGCCTTTTTTCCCCCACTCATGTTCATAACTattaaaaatctgtttcttttcaAGGAATTGAAAATCTTAGTTGACTTCGACGACAAGGGCTATCTCCTCCAAATCTTCACCAAGCCTGTGCAGGACAGACCGACCCTTTTCCTGGAGGTCATTCAGAGGAACAACCACTTTGTAAGTGACCCGTTATGCAATCCACAGGTAAACCAGAGAAGCTGGGGAAAAGCTTTTTAGCATTTCATCGCCTCACTGGTGGGACTCTCAGGCCGGTGGTCTGGTTAAAGAAGCCAGAGGGGCCTGAACACCTGTTTAAAGCTCCCACCCAGTGTGAACAGAGTAACAGCAGCCCACTTGTAAAAGCTCAGTAAATCTATCACAGGCACAGATTAAAAGGCTCACATGCTTCTCAGCGAGGGGGATCTTTGGATTTTGTTGCACCCTGTGGCACTCAATTTTTAACACCCGGCACCCATTCTCGCTTGTCAGAACAGGCAGGTCTTGTCACTCTCCAGCGTTTCAGCAAGCCTCCAGATGTGGAGACAATGCATGAAAGTAAGAAACCGAATCCGAACCACCGCAAAGAATCTCTCAGAGCAACCACCAGCACTTGATCTTTTTGATTTGCTATGAAAATATTTACATGATTAATTTTGCGAGCTGCCGGCGAGCGCAGCTCCCCTTCGGAGGGGGGCCCATGTGGACGTTTGAACCCTGTGAGAATATCTATCCGCTGTTCGTGATCCAACATCAAAGTGGTGAACTGCGTCTGGGAGAAGATTCCCCAGAGCAATAAGGAATGACACAGAAGACGGCAGATCTCTGGGTAATTagccatctgtgtgtgtctgttctctcTCCAGGGCTTTGG
This genomic window from Pleuronectes platessa chromosome 15, fPlePla1.1, whole genome shotgun sequence contains:
- the hpda gene encoding 4-hydroxyphenylpyruvate dioxygenase, which encodes MTSYTDKGEKHERGKFVRFHHLTFWVGNAKQAASFYCDKMGFEPFAYKGLETGSREEVSHAIRQDKIIFVFASALNPGNEEMGEHFIKHGDAVKDIAFQVEDCDFLIKTAKERGAVVVREPWVEQDSHGRVKYAVVQTYGDTTHTLIEYLGPYKGLFLPGYREPLFRDPLLATLPPGGLNFIDHVVGNQPDDQMVPISDWYQKCLMFHRFWSIDDKQIHTHYSSLRSIVVSNYEETIKMPINEPAMGKKKSQIQEYVDYNGGAGVQHIALNTSNIIQAIVNLRARGMEFLSAPDKYYDILRANLRSAKIKVKEDLDRLQELKILVDFDDKGYLLQIFTKPVQDRPTLFLEVIQRNNHFGFGAGNFKSLFEAIEKDQDARGNLTVLTPQGQAKALY